Proteins co-encoded in one Haladaptatus sp. ZSTT2 genomic window:
- a CDS encoding tRNA (guanine(26)-N(2))-dimethyltransferase, with translation MHVREGDIEVAVPEQSGDSIEDAVFFNPNQELNRDITIAVLRAYAERNEYASSYLDATAASGIRGVRAANDGWEVTCCDVDDDAVALCEENFARNDLTGTAVRRNANALMHEERFDVVDVDPFGTPTPFADAAFNSARNLVCVTATDTAPLCGAHFNSGVRKYSAVPRNTDYHAEMGLRILLSMLARTAARYDVGVTPILSHVTRHYVRVYLECSPRATDANHAVDELGYVHHCNECMHREWEQGLIAHPPEACPNCETGMVSAGPVWLGSIRDPHFTAAVRDHLSEEMGRAKKAERMLATVEDELNVPFHFDQHKVCKQWGVSAPAMDDFLDVLRDAGYDARRAHYGGTTFHTDATIAEIEQAAREPFSS, from the coding sequence ATGCACGTCCGGGAAGGGGACATCGAGGTCGCCGTACCAGAACAGTCAGGCGACTCGATAGAGGACGCCGTGTTCTTCAATCCAAATCAGGAGTTGAACCGTGACATCACCATCGCCGTCCTCAGAGCCTACGCCGAGCGAAACGAGTACGCGAGTTCCTACTTAGACGCCACCGCCGCGAGCGGGATTCGCGGCGTCCGCGCGGCGAACGACGGCTGGGAGGTCACCTGCTGTGACGTAGACGATGACGCCGTTGCGCTCTGTGAGGAAAACTTCGCGCGAAACGATCTCACGGGAACTGCCGTCCGTCGAAATGCGAACGCACTGATGCACGAAGAACGCTTCGACGTCGTGGACGTAGACCCGTTCGGGACGCCCACGCCCTTCGCAGACGCCGCGTTCAACAGCGCGCGAAATCTCGTCTGCGTGACCGCTACCGACACGGCTCCGCTCTGTGGCGCACACTTCAACTCCGGCGTCCGCAAGTACTCTGCGGTGCCGCGAAACACCGATTACCACGCCGAGATGGGGCTGCGCATCCTCCTCTCGATGCTCGCTCGCACCGCCGCCCGCTACGACGTGGGCGTCACCCCCATCCTGAGCCACGTCACCCGCCACTACGTCCGTGTGTATCTCGAATGCAGCCCCCGCGCCACGGACGCGAACCACGCCGTCGATGAACTTGGCTACGTCCACCACTGCAACGAGTGCATGCACCGCGAGTGGGAACAGGGCCTCATCGCCCACCCACCCGAGGCGTGCCCGAACTGCGAGACGGGCATGGTGAGCGCAGGCCCCGTCTGGCTCGGAAGCATCCGCGATCCACACTTCACCGCGGCCGTCCGCGACCACCTCAGCGAGGAGATGGGGCGAGCGAAAAAAGCCGAACGCATGCTCGCAACCGTCGAAGACGAACTCAACGTTCCCTTCCACTTCGACCAGCACAAAGTCTGCAAGCAGTGGGGCGTTTCGGCCCCTGCGATGGACGACTTCCTCGACGTACTCCGTGACGCTGGCTACGACGCGCGACGAGCACACTACGGCGGCACCACCTTCCACACCGACGCGACGATTGCGGAAATCGAGCAGGCCGCCCGCGAGCCGTTCAGTTCTTGA
- a CDS encoding HPP family protein: MGRTVQTSLYAGVLFSVLAALAWASGNPFIFPSLGPSAFMLAADDDTLSPRRVVGGHLVGALSGLVSYMLLAGGVTITATFAPASLAGGQLVASAILSIILTSIGMFETDTVHAPACATTLIVSLGVLSSPEEAALMVGSVAVLVATHLVFTRSVGWVDARTTSQT, encoded by the coding sequence ATGGGCCGGACCGTCCAGACGAGTCTGTACGCGGGGGTGCTGTTCAGTGTCCTTGCCGCGCTCGCGTGGGCGTCCGGCAACCCGTTCATCTTCCCGAGTCTCGGTCCTTCCGCGTTCATGCTCGCGGCCGATGATGACACGCTCTCGCCCCGTCGCGTCGTCGGTGGCCACCTCGTCGGCGCGCTTTCCGGCCTCGTCTCCTATATGCTTCTCGCAGGCGGCGTCACCATCACGGCCACCTTTGCTCCGGCGTCGCTCGCGGGGGGACAGCTCGTCGCAAGCGCGATTCTGTCGATTATCCTCACGAGCATCGGGATGTTCGAAACCGACACCGTCCATGCCCCGGCGTGTGCGACGACCCTCATCGTCTCGCTTGGTGTGCTTTCCTCGCCTGAAGAAGCCGCGCTCATGGTCGGAAGCGTTGCGGTGCTCGTGGCGACCCACCTCGTTTTCACGCGGTCTGTCGGATGGGTCGACGCACGCACGACGAGCCAGACCTAA
- the hisH gene encoding imidazole glycerol phosphate synthase subunit HisH, producing the protein MSQRAPQQTAMADIVVVDYGLGNLRSVTRGLERAGAAVEITDDPDRFADADGIVLPGVGAFREGVENAGPYREALRAAADRGQPVFGICLGMQMLLTASEEADRAGQGEVTGLDFIPGNNVKFREGQKVPHMGWNQLTVKRDHPLVEGVDGEYAYFVHSYYAVPDAEDAVVATTDYGIEFPAIIANEAGNVFGTQFHPEKSGEAGLRILKNFVDICIAD; encoded by the coding sequence ATGAGCCAGCGTGCCCCACAGCAGACGGCGATGGCGGACATCGTCGTCGTGGACTACGGTCTTGGCAACCTCAGAAGCGTCACCCGCGGGCTAGAACGCGCCGGGGCGGCGGTCGAAATCACCGACGACCCCGACCGGTTTGCCGACGCAGACGGCATCGTCCTCCCCGGCGTCGGCGCGTTCCGCGAGGGCGTCGAGAACGCAGGCCCCTACCGCGAGGCACTCCGCGCCGCCGCAGATCGCGGCCAGCCCGTCTTCGGGATTTGTCTCGGGATGCAGATGCTCCTCACCGCGAGCGAGGAGGCAGACCGCGCCGGACAGGGCGAGGTGACCGGCCTTGACTTCATCCCCGGAAACAACGTAAAGTTCCGCGAGGGCCAGAAGGTACCCCACATGGGCTGGAACCAACTCACCGTGAAACGCGACCACCCACTCGTGGAAGGCGTCGATGGCGAATACGCCTACTTCGTCCACTCGTACTACGCCGTCCCCGACGCCGAGGACGCGGTTGTGGCGACCACCGACTACGGCATCGAGTTCCCCGCCATCATCGCAAACGAAGCGGGCAACGTCTTCGGCACGCAGTTCCACCCCGAGAAGAGCGGAGAGGCGGGACTCCGTATCCTCAAAAACTTCGTGGACATCTGCATCGCAGACTGA
- a CDS encoding uracil-DNA glycosylase, protein MGKMDGLTVTECTKCPDLVECRSQIVNGVGPADADILFVGEGPGAQEDEQGEPFVGRSGTVLSDTLRDVGLEREIVRITNCVRCRPPDNRNPRKEELANCREYLETEIDRVDPELVVTLGKVPSEHLLGRSVAVTSEAGSLVDKAIAGKPRRILISVHPAATLYDRNQTDTFVETLTKAAEFTTDTGGQKRLGDF, encoded by the coding sequence ATGGGAAAAATGGACGGCCTCACCGTCACCGAGTGTACGAAGTGCCCCGACCTCGTGGAGTGTCGGTCGCAAATCGTGAACGGTGTCGGCCCGGCGGACGCGGACATTCTGTTCGTGGGCGAAGGCCCCGGCGCACAGGAGGACGAACAGGGCGAACCCTTCGTCGGACGGAGCGGAACCGTCCTCTCTGACACCCTCCGCGATGTGGGCTTAGAACGCGAGATCGTCCGTATCACCAACTGCGTGCGTTGTCGCCCACCGGACAACCGCAACCCTCGCAAAGAGGAACTCGCAAACTGCCGTGAGTATTTAGAGACAGAAATCGACCGCGTTGACCCCGAACTCGTCGTCACGCTCGGGAAAGTTCCCTCAGAACACCTCTTGGGGCGGTCGGTCGCGGTGACGAGCGAGGCCGGGAGTCTCGTGGACAAAGCCATCGCCGGAAAGCCCCGACGCATCCTCATTTCGGTACATCCAGCGGCGACGTTGTACGACCGCAACCAGACCGACACCTTCGTCGAGACGCTCACGAAGGCCGCGGAGTTCACCACCGACACGGGCGGGCAAAAACGCCTCGGCGACTTCTGA
- a CDS encoding endonuclease dU: MKQGVRALGIAESFRNERSTLAGVVTRASRVVDGFSFETCTVGGLDATEALCTLYERLDREDVRYVMISGIALAWYNLVDLHRVHEETGRPVISVTYEASDGLEQGLRDAFSGDELAARMAIYDAQPPRHELSVGTETVWVRSVGCSPEEAAEVVRGFTPEGGRPEPLRVARLAARAADEWEN, encoded by the coding sequence GTGAAACAGGGCGTGCGGGCGCTCGGCATCGCCGAGTCGTTCCGCAATGAGCGAAGTACGCTGGCTGGCGTCGTCACACGCGCCAGCCGCGTCGTCGACGGCTTTTCTTTCGAGACGTGTACGGTCGGCGGCCTCGACGCCACAGAAGCACTCTGTACCCTCTACGAGCGCCTCGACCGCGAAGACGTACGCTACGTCATGATTTCTGGTATCGCACTCGCATGGTACAACCTCGTGGACTTACACCGGGTGCACGAGGAAACCGGGCGACCGGTCATCTCTGTGACCTACGAAGCCAGCGACGGACTTGAACAGGGCCTCCGAGACGCCTTCTCGGGCGACGAGTTAGCGGCGCGCATGGCAATCTACGACGCCCAACCGCCGCGCCACGAACTCTCAGTGGGCACGGAGACGGTGTGGGTGCGGTCGGTCGGCTGTTCCCCCGAGGAAGCCGCCGAAGTCGTCCGCGGGTTCACGCCCGAAGGCGGGCGGCCAGAACCGCTCCGGGTGGCCAGACTCGCGGCACGGGCGGCCGACGAGTGGGAGAATTAA
- a CDS encoding DUF5786 family protein: protein MGFGSYDETEQSRQEVDSDEEAGEAVATSDAHHNGSIDYENGASSDELLDRLQEIKEQ from the coding sequence ATGGGATTTGGGAGCTACGATGAAACCGAGCAGTCACGACAAGAGGTTGATAGTGACGAAGAAGCTGGTGAAGCTGTAGCGACCAGCGATGCACACCACAATGGAAGCATCGACTACGAAAACGGCGCGTCTTCGGACGAACTGCTCGACCGGTTACAGGAAATAAAGGAGCAGTGA
- a CDS encoding MBL fold metallo-hydrolase, whose amino-acid sequence MHVINITEDAEAFTSNVYLVIGERTVLVDAGAMDGVVEAVREHTDHLDAVVLTHQHGDHVAKLDAVLDAFDCECYAYGEHDLRTHHLDDGETVEIGDESFEAIYTPGHAADHISLVSNSTIFSGDVVVHNDAAFDYGSFGRTDMPGQSRERLIESIKEILERLPEGVEHMYSGHGDEFHGDVRDVIETALSRAEQRKSKYPE is encoded by the coding sequence ATGCACGTTATCAATATCACCGAAGACGCGGAGGCGTTCACCTCTAACGTCTACCTCGTCATCGGTGAGCGGACGGTGCTCGTCGACGCAGGTGCGATGGATGGCGTCGTAGAAGCCGTCCGCGAGCACACAGACCACCTCGATGCGGTCGTGCTCACCCACCAGCACGGCGACCACGTCGCAAAGCTGGACGCGGTTCTCGACGCGTTCGACTGTGAGTGTTACGCCTACGGCGAACACGACCTGCGAACCCACCACTTAGACGACGGCGAGACTGTCGAAATTGGCGACGAGTCGTTCGAGGCCATCTACACGCCGGGTCACGCTGCAGACCACATCTCTCTCGTGAGCAATTCGACCATCTTCTCTGGCGACGTGGTCGTTCACAACGACGCCGCCTTCGACTACGGCAGCTTCGGGCGCACGGACATGCCCGGCCAGTCGCGCGAACGCCTCATCGAGAGCATCAAAGAGATTCTCGAGCGCCTCCCCGAAGGCGTCGAACACATGTACTCGGGCCACGGCGACGAGTTCCACGGCGACGTGCGCGATGTCATCGAGACGGCGCTCTCTCGGGCAGAACAGCGCAAGTCGAAGTACCCCGAATAA
- a CDS encoding GNAT family N-acetyltransferase → MPGALYMEGDGLSLYTIEEADLEFLRDTINHPQVRPTLYSRAPINLKQETKYFEESISAETAANLLICVDGERAGTIGLGPFEAGDGNAEIGLFLAPEFWGSGHGTEASRLMTDYAFRERGLHRVYADVLAPNEASARIWQGLGYRHEGTFEEAAILDGERVAIERYAILGREWQP, encoded by the coding sequence ATGCCTGGCGCACTTTACATGGAAGGCGACGGCCTGTCGCTCTATACCATCGAAGAAGCCGATCTCGAATTTCTCCGCGACACAATCAATCACCCGCAGGTTCGCCCAACGCTCTACAGTCGCGCGCCCATCAATCTCAAGCAGGAAACGAAGTATTTCGAAGAGAGCATCTCAGCAGAGACTGCCGCAAACCTCCTGATTTGTGTCGATGGCGAACGCGCCGGAACCATTGGCCTCGGCCCGTTTGAGGCGGGAGACGGGAACGCAGAAATCGGCCTATTTCTCGCCCCCGAGTTCTGGGGGTCGGGCCACGGCACCGAAGCGAGTCGATTAATGACCGACTACGCCTTCCGCGAACGCGGCCTCCACCGCGTCTACGCGGACGTACTCGCGCCGAACGAGGCGTCTGCACGCATCTGGCAGGGCCTCGGCTATCGGCACGAAGGGACGTTCGAAGAAGCGGCGATTCTGGACGGCGAGCGCGTCGCAATCGAGCGTTACGCCATCCTTGGCCGTGAGTGGCAGCCTTAG
- a CDS encoding 50S ribosomal protein L40e, whose product MASFEAAEKRILEKMICMRCNARNPKRAEKCRKCGYARLRPKSKERRAA is encoded by the coding sequence ATGGCCAGCTTTGAAGCCGCGGAAAAGCGGATTCTCGAAAAGATGATCTGCATGCGGTGTAACGCACGAAACCCAAAACGCGCAGAGAAATGCCGCAAATGCGGCTACGCAAGGCTTCGACCGAAGAGCAAAGAACGGCGCGCAGCCTAA